Part of the Macadamia integrifolia cultivar HAES 741 unplaced genomic scaffold, SCU_Mint_v3 scaffold3325, whole genome shotgun sequence genome is shown below.
ACACAATAAAATCCCACCATAAGTAAGTAGCAGGTCTTAGAAAACTATTCTCtcttccctaaaaaaaaaattaaataaataaatccaaataTCAATCCTTCTCGATTTTGTACCAGAGTTTAGATCTTCTCCCCATGTGTTGATTTTTCCACATGGGATCCCACTATCCATAGGATATCATACCAGGACAAATGTTTCCATCTCCCACAatgaataaatatttttattcatttaaaaataaaaaaaagtgttgGGCTGGTTTTGTTTATTGATTTTCATGTTTAGAAGTCTTTAGCTTGTGGGAAAGAAGTGGGATTATATttcaaattattaatttttgatTCAAGAACCAATTAAAATTATAAGTTCAGCTACCGTATAAGATTTGCCCCGTACTACCTTTGCTCAAAGGAATGGAAAACTTAATTTGAGGTGCGGCCTGTTGgtccttgtattttctttttcttgtcccATTTAAGGATGGTGTGTCGTGCCTTTAGTTCCTCGCTAATTTGGCTTGTATCCTACCTTTTTGGCAGTCTTTTgctcctttaatatatttcattcatccaaaaaaatatatatatataagttcaAAATGAGTTAATCAGGGCATTTTTTACAATCTTTTGATAACCTAAAATTTGTACAAAATTATACTGTACATGATGTATGATCTATGGACAAAATCAGAAGAGCTTGCTGGCAAATTCTTCTGTGGTCTCTCCATGGCTTtttgaagaataaaaagaagaagctgCAAGATCCCTGAGCTCAGATAAGCTCCTTCCCAGTTGTAGAGCCACCTTCATTTCAAACAActctccattctctctcttctccacctcCCTTTCCTTCAGGGTGGACCCAATGGACTCCTCCATGAGCCGAAAGAAACCAGCATTGCTTCTGTACATCTCAAATACCATCCCTACTTGCCCACCATGCTCCATTGTGTTCACTATGGCTGCCAGAGCTCCCGCAGAGACTCCCAAAAAGACTGCCCATGGTGCTTGATGCTGAAAAGCTGATCCTACAAGAGCAGACCCTACCGCGGCAAGGCCCATGAGCAGAGGCCCAGAAATGGCTAGTGCCTTGTTTACTTTTAAAGCCAACTTGCTAAGCCTCAAATATTCTTCAGTGTCCTTCCTCTTCAACACACCAAGTATCTGTCTCATTTCCTCCTCCAGCTTTGCATTCCATCCGTtgcttcccttcttttctctattacCACCGCCGAGTTCTTTCTGTGGTGGTTGTTTTGGCCACCACACTGCGGGCTCTACCGTCGCGGGGAACTTCTCTAGCATTGTTCCAAGTAAGGGAAGAGGGTAGGCCCTGTCAAGGGCCAAGACCTTGTCCATGGCATCCTTCACATCTCTTTCTGTGGGAGTTCCAATTGCAAGGGTTGTTTGGATTTCCCTTTGGAGTTGCTTGAACAGCCTCGCTGCATTACGTTGCTCTTCGGCGAGCTGAGAGGGTTGGATCTTGTTCATCACCACCAACATCCCGGTGGCTGCCGAATATAATAGGGTTGACGAGAGCTTGAGTGCTAGAAGAGGTGTTCCCGTTCCACAAGTGGTGGCTGCAAGGCCAACCATAGTTGCGGCGGTGAGGGTGATGGCGTTAATGGAAGTGAGGAGGAGATGGTTCCAGTTATTCCGCTGCTCTCCGATGTTGGTGTGCATCTCTACTCTGTCGGCGACTGCTTCCATGACGGCGTAAAGCTCAGACACCACATTGGAATTGGACTTGAGCAAATCAAAATCTCTAGTGGTGTCACAGCTAGGCTTAGATTCCTTTagggttgtggttgtggttgtgttGTATCCGCTTGTCAAGTTCAATTCCTCGATCATGTCTCTTGCTGGGAACCTTGGGAGTATGAGTTTATTTGGCTGGAGTTTGGGAGCCTGAAGCGTTGCTTCAATTCCTATGCCTAGACGAcgtgaagaagatgaagaataagAGAGGCTTGAAGCTTGAATTGCTGCCATGTTAACTAACAAGCCTTCGAATGTCTTCTGTTGTGTGATCTAGTTGTTATAGTAGTTTTGTGAGGTGCTGAGATGGAGTTGATCTCTAATGTCTCTggatttaaaaagaaagaaaggaaacgcTAGAGGTTAGAATTGGTCTTATAAACGTGTTGACTTCAAGGTGGGGTCAAGGCTTAGTCCTTGTCTGACTCTTtcattggtttgatttttattggtTGATTATTAGTGCCACCAATGTTGTATTGTTCAATGGTAATAACCCGAGAAAGAATTGAACCGGCAAACGGAGGACTCCGTCTTGTCGTCGCTGTTTGGCCTCTCCCCTTCTCGTTTCTCACCTCTATGAAGTCTCAGCTCTTTAGGCCCAAAAATTTTAGGGCTTGGAATTTGGATTTGCAATGTTGTGGCCCTTCCTGCTATCCGTAATCTTGCAGATGCTAAGATGATATTTAGTTTCGACTAAaaggggtattttggaaaatacctAGATCTAAGCGGGTAATTGCGAACCCATGGGGGAAGTGGATTCTATTTTGAGGCATGTAATTATAAATTTGAATCTACTGCTCGTAAGATCACGTGATAGTACATGTGAGCATCCAACACTTGTCCCTTCTGCTTCCAAATATATCTATTTTCACCCTTATAATGGCAGAAAGTATAACAAGTGTTGAATGCTCACATGTATGACTAAGTGTCAAAGGAGCAGCGGATCCAAATagttatctatttatttatttatattttttttgtgggaACATCAATTCTCCCTAGTCTAAGAGGGTGCATATGGACATCAATAAGGGgttaatttttagggttttaaagGGCACAGGGGTGTTGTTTCACTGCTCAATGAGTCTAAGTGTAGGAGCCATTGAACAATGAACATTCTTTTCCTtgcgagttttttttttttcctaagctTGTCCAGAGGTAAATCaggcaacaattttttttatgtaaaatattttttggaaaaagggTTGGGTACGTGGCCCACTTGCGATAAGCTAGCGGCATGCACCAATAAGTGTGCAAGACACACAAGGGTAGGGATCATTTCCATGAATCCAAATCCTCTCCAGTAGCTGGGCTACCCAGAGAGGCATCCAATGGCTGGAGCACCCAGACACACACCACAACAAATGACTGGGTCCTTCCCAACCGTCGAATGCCTCTCTAGGAAGCCCAACCATTGGAGATGATCTCGAGACCATTTCCATTGGGGTGGAGAGACAAACGCAGATGTAGGCTTTTCACATATTTTTCTTGGGTTTGTCAAAGAGGTATGTCCCCACATGTGGGTTGGCGAACCAACATCCGAGCCACCGGGGGCAATAACTGAGCTACTAAACTGCAACATCGTCTATGACATTGGAGTTTAAATGAGACCGACCATGGGGCGCTGGGTAGAAGTAGCTTGGTGACTGAGCTGCTGAACCATTGTTGCTCTGCCATGTCACTCAGCTATTGAGTGGTTAAAGGAAGTTCACTTCTAGTCAAACATGTAACTTCCAAGCAAAGAGCGGATCTATCTAAATCAGGAAATGCCGCCACTTTCATCGACTCCTAATCTTCCTAGAAAGAAAGGGATCTCCCTAAACATATGGGATATGTGGGGTTTCCATTACTGAGATATCTTCCAAATACGCATTCTCCAAGTATAACTTTTGCTATACTTGGACTCCTACCAGGATTAGGAGATTGGCTTAAATGGGACTCTCCATTATAGTCACACCATAGCTACAAATACCTAGGTTAGCCCTCTTTCACAAGGATCAAaactttttcattcttttctggAATTACTAATTACAGAGAGATCTTACTTAGGTATCGAAGAGTGCCCTGTCGAAATAGCTCGCTACGCACTCTCTTGTGTGTAGGACATACCAGAACCTAGGCCGATTTCTTGGCGTAACAACTACTATTGTCGGGAACAACGGAGATTTTAAGCCCAAGCTTTCCCTTGCTCTCAATGCCAACAGCATCCCAAAATCTATTGTTGCATTATAGACTTCTCAGACCATCTTCTAAGGTTCCTCTCATACCGCATAAGATACACCATTGCACCATCTTCCCTATATGATCAAAACAAATCTTCCTTTCCAACGAGGAGCCAATCTAATGCCATTAATGCTCAAAGTCAAGAATTGGCCTAGGGTTTACCTAGCATTCCAGACTAATCCCCTTCCTAGATAGAACGAGAGAAAGGGAACTGAAAGAATAACTGATCCACCGTTTCAaaaccattccaacaaagggCACAAGCAGAGGAATCCGATTTCAATACATATTATTCCACATTGAATTAGTACTTAGGCTCATGTAGTGGATTTAACCTAGATTCGAGTCCTATTTCAATATTATAACTTATAGATTCCTATTTTGTCATTCTCAAATGTTTTTTATAGTATGATTGACCTCTCTTTGGGAACTTTTTCTACTTAatgtcagaaaaatctttactAGACTGATGGTATGGGATCATCAGGCCATGGGTCCACCCACAACTATTAAAGTTTGAAATGTGGAAAGCAGTTCTCGGTAGTAGGAAGTTGAGGGGTAAGATTGAAAATTTATTCATTTTAGAGTAGAACTAACTCAACGAGTCACTTCAAACGTCATTTTTCAAACTCAAGGTGGCTTAAATGTCATTTTGTCAAACTTAGGTTACCTCATATGtaatttgcctttttttttttttttttttttttttttttttttttttttttttttttttaaagcttagGTTAACTCTTTTTCATAtggttttattatatatattattatattagtttgtgcataaattttttttttttttttggcagtgAAGGTggatccaaattttttttgtgtCATATATCCTTTAGTTTTATCTCTATGCGTTATATGTGGATTATGATGTAATGCAATGTGGTTCCTACACTAGTATGTGGAACCAATAGGAACATTAATAGAAATATCAAGAGGCGTAAAATTTTCAACTTACATGAGGGTTTGGATGGTCATTTAACCCCCCACTGTATTTAAACCTAAGGGCCACTAtacattttaggcttctttttccctttataaaaATACCAAATAATAAGATACTAATTTAACTGAATGGATCAAGCTACCTAACACCTTTCTTGGTTCACACCCTTATTTGAATTCGATCAAACGATCTAACTGATTTGAATACCCATGTATGTTTAATGTGGATCCCAGACCTTAATTTAGGTATAAACTATGCTTTAGGACTAATTTTATGCAATTTCttgctataattttttttccacagTAGTATGCAAATTCCCTGACAAGTCCCAAAAAATAGTCAGTCCAGCCAAACCGTCCGGATCCGCAGACCCGATTAATCCAATAAGAATCGGAATCGTTCGAATCAGTCCTTTAACTTGTCTTGAGGTGCTCAGAGGTGAACAAATGACCCAAGTAGTACGAATCAACTGATGAAAGAGTCTCTtacgaaaaaacagaaaagtACCGATGAAACAATCCAAAAGCCAAGGTCTAAGCCGTGACCCAACTCCAGGTCAACACGTTTATAATAGTTTAAACCAGGTCCAATTCTAGCCCACCCCTAGGACCAGGACTTTCCCTCTCCTCTGTGTTGTGTCCATTCTCCTTTTTATAAATAGAGCGAAATTGGTGATCTCAACTCCATCTCTGCACCTCACTAATcatctaaacccaaaaccggaAATCCACAACCACACAGTAACAATTACAGCAAACCAGAGGATACAATAGAAGATATTCGAGGTCCTGTTGACATGGCAGCACCAGCACTTCAAGCTTCAAGTTTCTCAAGGTCTTCATGCTCATCTTCTTCATGCCATCTAGGCAGAGAAATTGGAGCAACTCTCCAGGCTCCCAAACTCCGGCCAAGTAGACTCACACTCTCAAGGCTCCCCGCAAGAGACTTGGTGGAGGAATTGAACTTGAGAAGTGGACACAACaacacaaccacaaccacaaccactaCCATAACAGAATCGAAGCCTACTGATATCACTAGAGATTTTGATGTATTGaaatccaattccaaggtgGTGGCGGAGCTTTATGCCGTCATGGAAGCTGCCGCGGACAGAGCTGAGATGCACACCAACATTGGAGAGCAGCGGGATTACTGGAACCACCTCCTCCTTACTTCCATTAACGCCATCACCCTCACTGCCGCAACTATGGTTGGCCTCACGGCCACCACCTGTGGAACGGGAGCACCTCTTCTAGCACTCAAGCTCTCATCCATCCTATTATATTCGGCAGCCACGGGAATGTTGGTGGTGATGAACAAGATCCAGCCCTCCCAGCTCGCGGAAGAGCAACGAAACGCAGCTAGGCTGTTCAAGCAGCTCCAAAGGGAAATCCAAACAACCCTTGCAATTGGAACCCCCACAGAAAGAGATGTGAAGGATGCCATGGACAAGGTCTTGGCCCTCGACAGGGCCTACCCTCTTCCTTTGCTTGGAGCAATGCTTGACAAGTTCCCTGCCACGGTTGAACCGGCGGTGTGGTGGccacaacaacagcaacagaaaGGACTCGGTGGTGGTAACagagaaaggaagggaagtaATGGATGGAGTGCAAAGCTGGAGGAGGAAATGAGACAGATAGTTGGGGTTTTGAAGAGGAAGGATACCGAAGAGTATGTGAGGCTGAGCAAGTTAGCTTTGAAAGTTAACAAGACACTA
Proteins encoded:
- the LOC122068014 gene encoding probable F-box protein At4g22030 gives rise to the protein MAAIQASSLSYSSSSSRRLGIGIEATLQAPKLQPNKLILPRFPARDMIEELNLTSGYNTTTTTTLKESKPSCDTTRDFDLLKSNSNVVSELYAVMEAVADRVEMHTNIGEQRNNWNHLLLTSINAITLTAATMVGLAATTCGTGTPLLALKLSSTLLYSAATGMLVVMNKIQPSQLAEEQRNAARLFKQLQREIQTTLAIGTPTERDVKDAMDKVLALDRAYPLPLLGTMLEKFPATVEPAVWWPKQPPQKELGGGNREKKGSNGWNAKLEEEMRQILGVLKRKDTEEYLRLSKLALKVNKALAISGPLLMGLAAVGSALVGSAFQHQAPWAVFLGVSAGALAAIVNTMEHGGQVGMVFEMYRSNAGFFRLMEESIGSTLKEREVEKRENGELFEMKVALQLGRSLSELRDLAASSFYSSKSHGETTEEFASKLF
- the LOC122068015 gene encoding probable F-box protein At4g22030; amino-acid sequence: MAAPALQASSFSRSSCSSSSCHLGREIGATLQAPKLRPSRLTLSRLPARDLVEELNLRSGHNNTTTTTTTTITESKPTDITRDFDVLKSNSKVVAELYAVMEAAADRAEMHTNIGEQRDYWNHLLLTSINAITLTAATMVGLTATTCGTGAPLLALKLSSILLYSAATGMLVVMNKIQPSQLAEEQRNAARLFKQLQREIQTTLAIGTPTERDVKDAMDKVLALDRAYPLPLLGAMLDKFPATVEPAVWWPQQQQQKGLGGGNRERKGSNGWSAKLEEEMRQIVGVLKRKDTEEYVRLSKLALKVNKTLAISGPLLTGLAAVGSALVGSASQDQVPWAIFLGVTAGALAALVNTMEHGGQIGMVFEMYRSNAGFFRLMEESIGSTLKERDVEKRENGELFEMKLALKLGRSLTELRYLTASSFSPKRYGDATEEFASKLF